In one window of Arachis ipaensis cultivar K30076 chromosome B06, Araip1.1, whole genome shotgun sequence DNA:
- the LOC107648564 gene encoding transcription factor MYB36-like — protein sequence MGRAPCCDKANVKKGPWSPEEDAKLKSYIQQHGTGGNWIALPPKIGLKRCGKSCRLRWLNYLRPNLKHGDFSQEEDNIICSLYVSIGSRWSVIAAQLPGRTDNDIKNYWNTRLKKKLLGNNKNRRNKEQQQLQACSNNNGINKQQETSSINGGSVIIGDDSLSSLLVHENSSTTHQQQQQQQQQCYWPHFMPVLPIPNLPYSTTNNNQQFYLGSSFNDQDSIKKLLIKLGGRFHNDVDYHNYHPTLGDGLLNHLHQSQGTTTYYSNNSTQQQVLYHQEQIQFDDGNNGLHHDEMVQRKGNLNNEIEEEMVGNTNFIPQRLLNNGLGFFHGDMVFSEDKIIIGSTTTRPNWGENSSGNSVIYHPLISSSNYQEDQGVRPSEECALQEYSTIATMRTNSSNSMLHVQ from the exons ATGGGAAGGGCTCCTTGCTGTGACAAAGCAAATGTGAAGAAAGGGCCATGGTCTCCTGAAGAAGATGCTAAGCTCAAATCATACATACAACAACATGGCACTGGTGGCAATTGGATTGCTTTGCCTCCAAAAATTG gATTGAAGCGTTGTGGGAAGAGTTGCCGTCTAAGGTGGTTGAACTATCTTCGCCCTAATCTCAAGCATGGTGATTTCTCTCAAGAAGAAGACAACATTATTTGTAGCCTCTATGTTAGTATTGGAAGCag GTGGTCAGTTATTGCTGCTCAATTACCAGGAAGAACTGATAATGACATAAAGAACTATTGGAACACAAGGCTCAAAAAGAAGCTTCTTGGCAATAACAAGAACCGCCGCAACAAAGAACAGCAACAATTACAAGCATGTAGCAATAATAATGGAATCAACAAGCAACAAgaaacatcatcaattaatggaGGGAGTGTTATTATTGGTGATGATTCCTTATCTTCCTTATTGGTTCATGAAAATAGTAGTACtactcatcaacaacaacaacaacaacaacaacaatgttaTTGGCCACACTTCATGCCAGTGTTGCCAATACCAAATTTGCCATATAGCACAACAAATAATAACCAACAATTCTACTTAGGATCTTCTTTCAATGACCAAGATTCCATCAAGAAACTACTTATCAAGCTTGGAGGGAGATTCCATAATGATGTTGATTATCATAATTACCATCCTACCCTTGGTGATGGATTATTGAATCATCTTCATCAATCACAAGGTACTACTACTTATTATTCTAATAATTCAACACAACAACAAGTACTTTATCATCAAGAACAAATACAATTTGATGATGGTAATAATGGACTTCATCATGATGAAATGGTGCAAAGAAAAGGAAACCTCAAcaatgaaattgaagaagaaatggtGGGTAATACTAATTTTATTCCACAAAGATTATTAAATAATGGGTTGGGGTTCTTCCATGGAGACATGGTTTTCAGTGAGGATAAGATCATAATAGGCTCTACTACTACTAGGCCTAATTGGGGTGAGAATAGTAGTGGCAATTCAGTAATTTACCACCCTCTTATTTCTTCTTCAAATTACCAAGAAGATCAAGGTGTAAGGCCATCAGAAGAATGTGCTTTGCAAGAGTATAGCACTATAGCCACCATGAGGACCAATAGTAGCAATAGCATGCTTCATGTACAATAA